The following are from one region of the Mangifera indica cultivar Alphonso chromosome 14, CATAS_Mindica_2.1, whole genome shotgun sequence genome:
- the LOC123196231 gene encoding DExH-box ATP-dependent RNA helicase DExH3: MPCSSLLMSLRPTSSLFHLSPKTLLKSSLFSLLLSRNQCLSFRSFPQLRRYGAFTCSGAATRARRLNWKNVSWPYLEQQCSNYGRFAYLDVSSDESDREFGSKQQQMCGSTLENIEDWRWKLTMLVRNNDEQEVVSRERKDRRDFEQLSSLATRMGLHSRQYAKVVVFSKVPLPNYRSDLDNKRPQREVILPFGLLREVDGHLKAYEQLKYINREYFLDKSLSNSSSSANIGTDEKLYEQQEPLAKNSVVMERILRRRSLQLREKEQDWQESPEGQKMLEFRRNLPAHKEREALLNAIAQNQVVVVSGETGCGKTTQLPQYILESEIEAVRGAACNIICTQPRRISAIAVSERVAAERGEKIGESVGYKVRLEGLKGRDTRLLFCTTGILLRRLLVDRNLKGVTHIIVDEIHERGMNEDFLLIVLKELLPRRPELRLILMSATLNAELFSSYFGGAPMLHIPGFTYPVRAHFLEQILERTGYRLTSYNQIDDYGQEKSWKMQKQAQALKKRKSQIASAVEDALEAADFRDYSLCTQESLSCWNPDSIGFNLIEHVLCHIVKKERPGAVLVFMTGWDDINSLKDQLQAHPLLGDPGRVLLLACHGSMASTEQRLIFDKPEDGVRKIVLATNMAETSITINDVVFVVDCGKAKETSYDALNNTPCLLPSWISKASARQRRGRAGRVQPGECYHLYPRCVYDAFADYQLPELLRTPLQSLCLQIKSLQLGSISEFLSRALQPPEPLSVKNAVEYLKIIGALDENESLTILGRNLSMLPVEPKLGKMLILGAIFNCLDPIMTVVAGLSLRDPFLMPFDKKDLAESAKSQFSDHNYSDHLALVRAYDGWKAAERQQSGYEYCWKNFLSTQTLKAIDSLRKQFFYLLKDTGLVEHNTENCNKWSHDEHLVRAVICAGLFPGICSVVNKEKSIALKTMEDGQVLLYSNSVNAGVPKIPYPWLVFNEKIKVNSVFLRDSTGVSDSVLLMFGGSISSGGLDGHLKMLGGYLEFFMKPAVVDMYMRLKREIDELIQKRLLNPEMDMQVHNELLMAVRLLVSEDQCEGRFIFGRQVLAPSKKAAKVTLPGLVSKGGDDNSKSELQTLLSRAGHGAPTYKTNRLKNNQFRSTVMFNGLDFMGQPCSSKKRAEKDAAAEALLWLKGESHSSVQDLDHVSMLLKKSKIKNKKRIPGAKWT, translated from the exons ATGCCTTGCTCATCCTTGCTCATGTCTCTAAGACCAACTTCTTCCCTCTTCCATCTATCCCCAAAAACCCTATTAAAATCCTCCCTCTTTTCCCTTCTTTTATCCAGGAACCAATGCCTTTCCTTCAGGTCTTTTCCTCAATTGAGAAGGTACGGGGCTTTTACCTGCTCGGGGGCTGCCACTAGAGCTCGTAGGTTGAATTGGAAGAACGTTTCGTGGCCGTATTTGGAGCAGCAGTGCTCTAATTATGGCCGGTTCGCCTACCTGGACGTTTCCAGCGATGAATCTGATCGTGAATTCGGGTCAAAGCAGCAACAAATG TGTGGTTCAACCCTTGAAAATATTGAAGATTGGAGGTGGAAGTTAACCATGCTTGTTCGCAACAACGATGAGCAAGAGGTTGTGTCAAGGGAAAGAAAGGACAGACGTGACTTTGAGCAACTTTCATCTTTGGCTACAAGAATGGGATTACATAG TCGTCAATATGCAAAAGTAGTAGTTTTTAGTAAAGTCCCACTGCCAAATTACAGATCTGATCTAGATAATAAGCGTCCACAGAGAGAG GTTATCTTACCATTTGGACTGTTGAGAGAAGTAGATGGTCATCTCAAAGCTTATGAAcaactcaaatatataaatagggaATATTTCTTGGATAAATCTTTGTCAAATTCAAGTAGTAGTGCAAATATTGGTACTGATGAAAAACTCTACGAGCAGCAGGAGCCACTTGCAAAGAATAGTGTTGTCATGGAGAGAATTCTGCGGCGGCGAAGTTTGCAGCTGCGTGAAAAGGAGCAGGATTGGCAG GAATCTCCTGAAGGTCAAAAGATGCTTGAATTTCGTAGAAATCTTCCTGCACATAAGGAGAGGGAAGCATTATTAAATGCCATTGCACAGAATCAG GTGGTTGTTGTCTCGGGTGAAACTGGCTGTGGTAAAACCACCCAGCTTCCTCAGTACATTTTAGAATCAGAAATTGAAGCTGTGCGTGGAGCAGCCTGCAATATCATATGTACTCAGCCTAGAAGAATATCTGCCATTGCTGTTTCTGAGAGAGTTGCTGCAGAACGAGGAGAGAAAATTGGAGAATCT GTTGGTTATAAAGTTCGTCTAGAGGGACTTAAAGGGAGGGACACACGCCTTCTGTTTTGCACAACTGGAATACTATTGAGGAGATTGCTTGTTGACAGAAATTTGAAAGGTGTAACTCACATTATTGTTGATGAGATTCATGAACGTGGAATGAATGAAG ATTTTCTCCTTATTGTCTTGAAAGAGCTCCTTCCTCGTCGACCAGAATTGAGGTTAATTCTGATGAGTGCAACCCTTAATGCTGAgcttttttcttcttactttGGCGGTGCTCCAATGCTACATATCCCG GGCTTTACATATCCAGTTCGAGCACATTTTCTGGAACAGATTCTGGAAAGGACTGGATATCGGTTGACCTCTTATAATCAAATTGATGATTATGGTCAAGAAAAGTCATGGAAAATGCAAAAGCAAGCTCAAGCTCTGAAAAAGAGGAAGAGTCAGATTGCTTCTGCTGTTGAG GATGCACTTGAAGCGGCTGACTTCAGAGATTATAGTTTATGCACTCAGGAATCTTTATCCTGTTGGAATCCTGACTCAATTGGATTTAACCTCATTGAGCATGTACTTTGTCACATTGTAAAGAAGGAGAGACCTGGCgctgttttggtttttatgacTGGTTGGGATGACATAAACTCTTTGAAGGATCAGCTCCAAGCTCATCCTCTTTTGGGGGATCCAGGCAGGGTTTTGTTGCTTGCATGCCATGGTTCCATGGCCAGCACTGAACAG AGGCTAATATTTGATAAGCCCGAAGATGGAGTGAGGAAAATAGTTCTAGCTACTAACATGGCTGAAACAAGTATCACTATTAATGATGTAGTTTTTGTGGTCGATTGTGGAAAGGCGAAAGAGACATCATATGATGCACTAAATAACACTCCTTGTTTGCTTCCATCTTGGATTTCAAAGGCTTCTGCCCGGCAA AGAAGGGGAAGAGCTGGTCGTGTTCAGCCTGGTGAGTGTTATCATCTCTATCCCAGATGTGTGTATGATGCTTTTGCTGATTATCAGTTGCCAGAACTGTTGAGGACTCCATTGCAGTCATTGTGTCTGCAAATCAAAAGTTTGCAGCTTGGAAGTATATCTGAGTTCCTCTCTAGAGCCTTGCAGCCACCTGAACCTTTATCG GTAAAAAATGCTGTtgaatatttaaagattattggggCTTTAGATGAGAATGAAAGTCTGACAATACTAG GACGCAACTTGTCAATGCTTCCAGTTGAGCCTAAACTTGGAAAAATGCTGATATTAGGGGCTATTTTCAACTGTCTTGATCCCATAATGACGGTTGTTGCTGGTCTTAGTCTCCGAGATCCATTCTTGATGCCATTTGACAAGAAGGAT CTTGCAGAGTCAGCAAAATCTCAATTTTCTGATCATAACTATAGTGACCACCTTGCACTTGTACGAGCCTATGATGGTTGGAAAGCTGCTGAAAGACAGCAATCTGGTTATGAGTACTGTTGGAAAAATTTTCTCTCCACACAAACACTGAAAGCCATTGACTCTCTCCGTAAGCAGTTCTTTTATTTGCTCAAGGATACTGGTCTGGTAGAACACAATACAGAGAACTGCAATAAATGGAGTCATGATGAGCACCTTGTTCGGGCAGTCATCTGTGCGGGTTTATTCCCTGGAATATGCTCTGTTGTG AACAAAGAAAAGTCTATAGCACTAAAAACAATGGAGGATGGTCAGGTGCTTCTATACTCG AATTCTGTGAATGCTGGAGTACCCAAAATTCCATACCCATGGCTAGTTTTCAATGAAAAGATTAAAGTGAATTCAGTTTTTCTCCGGGATTCAACTGGTGTATCTGATTCTGTGCTTCTCATGTTTGGAGGGAGCATTTCCAGTGGTGGACTA GATGGACACCTGAAAATGTTGGGAGGATACTTAGAATTTTTCATGAAACCTGCGGTAGTGGATATGTATATGAGATTAAAACGAGAGATCGATGAACTAATTCAGAAGAGA CTTCTGAATCCTGAGATGGACATGCAAGTACACAATGAACTCCTGATGGCAGTCAGATTGCTGGTGTCAGAAGATCAATGTGAGGGAAGATTTATCTTTGGTCGTCAGGTGCTGGCACCCTCAAAGAAGGCAGCAAAAGTGACACTTCCAGGTCTGGTCTCCAAAGGAGGAGATGATAATTCCAAGAGTGAGCTGCAAACATTGCTTTCCAGGGCTGGACATGGAGCTCCAACCTACAAGACAAATAGGCTGAAAAACAACCAGTTCCGTTCTACTGTGATGTTTAATGGGTTGGATTTTATGGGGCAACCCTGCAGCAGTAAGAAACGTGCTGAAAAGGATGCAGCTGCTGAGGCTCTGCTTTGGTTGAAAGGCGAAAGCCATTCCTCTGTGCAAGATCTTGACCATGTTTCGATGCTTCTAAAGaagagcaaaataaaaaataaaaagagaattcCTGGTGCTAAATGGACTTAA
- the LOC123196096 gene encoding beta-1,2-xylosyltransferase XYXT1-like isoform X1 — MKLAVSSEKIKMTYSSIFARSFSRSEKKLGYGATGSLLMAFSIWIVFKHYLCQVSVFCDAVNLQKISVDASLEMPVVSDTKISGYLEGEAEEVKATCNFLETRSDYCEITGNVRVHGKSSSVSIASLQSGFQAGNYSRKIRPYSRKENSAAMELVKNWSVSFLTGYNKTHYCDLNHSVPAILFSLGGFSGNHFHDFSDLVVPLYFTTQQFNGEVQFLVTDYKPWWVSKFRKILEKLSRYEIIDIDKQENVHCFSSMIIGLKSHKELSIDPSKSPTGVSMKDFRNFLRSTYSLNRKTANKVQDRDQDRRPRLLIISRRKSRAFVNLGRISKSARILGYEVAVAEAKLSTDLSKFAALVNSCDVLMGVHGAGLTNMVFLPDNAVLIQIVPLGKIERLARDDFAEPSKEMNIRYLEYNIGVKESSLIEEYPIDHVIFRDPMMVHKQGWDAVKSIYLERQNVKLDMHRFKPTLSKALELLHH, encoded by the exons ATGAAGCTGGCAGTGAGTTCTGAGAAAATTAAGATGACATATAGCTCGATATTTGCAAGAAGCTTTAGCAGGAGTGAGAAGAAGTTGGGATATGGAGCTACTGGAAGTTTGCTTATGGCATTCAGCATCTGGATTGTGTTCAAGCATTATTTGTGTCAAGTTTCAGTTT TTTGTGATGCAGTGAATTTGCAGAAGATATCAGTAGATGCTAGTCTTGAAATGCCTGTCGTCAGTGATACAAAAATCTCAGGGTATTTAG AGGGTGAGGCAGAGGAAGTCAAGGCAACATGCAATTTCCTGGAAACAAGATCAGATTATTGCGAGATCACTGGCAACGTAAGAGTTCATGGGAAATCATCCTCTGTCTCTATAGCTTCATTGCAATCAGGCTTTCAAGCTGGCAATTATTCCAGGAAAATAAGGCCTTACTCCAGAAAAGAAAACTCAGCGGCAATGGAGCTTGTTAAGAATTGGTCAGTGAGTTTCCTGACAGGTTATAATAAAACTCATTATTGTGATCTCAATCACAGTGTTCCAGCCATTCTTTTCTCCCTTGGAGGATTTTCAGGAAAccattttcatgattttagcGACTTGGTGGTTCCTTTGTATTTTACTACTCAGCAATTTAATGGGGAAGTTCAGTTTCTTGTAACAGATTATAAACCCTGGTGGGTTTCCAAGTTCCGGAAAATACTTGAAAAACTTTCAAGGTATGAAATTATAGACATCGATAAACAAGAGAATGTCCATTGCTTCTCAAGTATGATTATTGGACTGAAATCTCACAAAGAGCTGAGCATTGACCCTTCAAAATCCCCAACTGGAGTATCTATGAAAGATTTCAGAAATTTCCTGAGAAGTACGTATTCGTTGAACCGTAAAACAGCAAACAAAGTGCAAGATAGAGATCAAGATAGAAGGCCTCGGTTATTAATCATATCAAGAAGAAAATCGCGAGCATTTGTGAACCTGGGTAGAATAAGTAAATCAGCAAGAATCTTGGGGTATGAAGTAGCAGTAGCAGAGGCTAAACTTTCAAcagatttatcaaaatttgcAGCATTAGTGAATTCTTGTGATGTGTTGATGGGAGTCCATGGAGCTGGACTGACTAACATGGTGTTCCTTCCTGATAACGCTGTTCTGATTCAGATAGTTCCATTGGGAAAGATCGAGCGGCTTGCTAGAGATGACTTTGCAGAGCCTTCAAAAGAAATGAATATAAGATACTTGGAGTATAATATTGGGGTGAAAGAAAGCTCTCTGATAGAAGAATATCCAATTGATCATGTAATTTTTAGAGACCCAATGATGGTTCATAAGCAGGGTTGGGATGCAGTCAAGTCAATATACTTGGAGAGACAGAATGTGAAGTTGGACATGCATAGGTTTAAACCCACATTGTCTAAAGCTTTAGAGCTTCTTCATCATTAA
- the LOC123196096 gene encoding beta-1,2-xylosyltransferase XYXT1-like isoform X2: protein MKLAVSSEKIKMTYSSIFARSFSRSEKKLGYGATGSLLMAFSIWIVFKHYLCQVSVLNLQKISVDASLEMPVVSDTKISGYLEGEAEEVKATCNFLETRSDYCEITGNVRVHGKSSSVSIASLQSGFQAGNYSRKIRPYSRKENSAAMELVKNWSVSFLTGYNKTHYCDLNHSVPAILFSLGGFSGNHFHDFSDLVVPLYFTTQQFNGEVQFLVTDYKPWWVSKFRKILEKLSRYEIIDIDKQENVHCFSSMIIGLKSHKELSIDPSKSPTGVSMKDFRNFLRSTYSLNRKTANKVQDRDQDRRPRLLIISRRKSRAFVNLGRISKSARILGYEVAVAEAKLSTDLSKFAALVNSCDVLMGVHGAGLTNMVFLPDNAVLIQIVPLGKIERLARDDFAEPSKEMNIRYLEYNIGVKESSLIEEYPIDHVIFRDPMMVHKQGWDAVKSIYLERQNVKLDMHRFKPTLSKALELLHH from the exons ATGAAGCTGGCAGTGAGTTCTGAGAAAATTAAGATGACATATAGCTCGATATTTGCAAGAAGCTTTAGCAGGAGTGAGAAGAAGTTGGGATATGGAGCTACTGGAAGTTTGCTTATGGCATTCAGCATCTGGATTGTGTTCAAGCATTATTTGTGTCAAGTTTCAGTTT TGAATTTGCAGAAGATATCAGTAGATGCTAGTCTTGAAATGCCTGTCGTCAGTGATACAAAAATCTCAGGGTATTTAG AGGGTGAGGCAGAGGAAGTCAAGGCAACATGCAATTTCCTGGAAACAAGATCAGATTATTGCGAGATCACTGGCAACGTAAGAGTTCATGGGAAATCATCCTCTGTCTCTATAGCTTCATTGCAATCAGGCTTTCAAGCTGGCAATTATTCCAGGAAAATAAGGCCTTACTCCAGAAAAGAAAACTCAGCGGCAATGGAGCTTGTTAAGAATTGGTCAGTGAGTTTCCTGACAGGTTATAATAAAACTCATTATTGTGATCTCAATCACAGTGTTCCAGCCATTCTTTTCTCCCTTGGAGGATTTTCAGGAAAccattttcatgattttagcGACTTGGTGGTTCCTTTGTATTTTACTACTCAGCAATTTAATGGGGAAGTTCAGTTTCTTGTAACAGATTATAAACCCTGGTGGGTTTCCAAGTTCCGGAAAATACTTGAAAAACTTTCAAGGTATGAAATTATAGACATCGATAAACAAGAGAATGTCCATTGCTTCTCAAGTATGATTATTGGACTGAAATCTCACAAAGAGCTGAGCATTGACCCTTCAAAATCCCCAACTGGAGTATCTATGAAAGATTTCAGAAATTTCCTGAGAAGTACGTATTCGTTGAACCGTAAAACAGCAAACAAAGTGCAAGATAGAGATCAAGATAGAAGGCCTCGGTTATTAATCATATCAAGAAGAAAATCGCGAGCATTTGTGAACCTGGGTAGAATAAGTAAATCAGCAAGAATCTTGGGGTATGAAGTAGCAGTAGCAGAGGCTAAACTTTCAAcagatttatcaaaatttgcAGCATTAGTGAATTCTTGTGATGTGTTGATGGGAGTCCATGGAGCTGGACTGACTAACATGGTGTTCCTTCCTGATAACGCTGTTCTGATTCAGATAGTTCCATTGGGAAAGATCGAGCGGCTTGCTAGAGATGACTTTGCAGAGCCTTCAAAAGAAATGAATATAAGATACTTGGAGTATAATATTGGGGTGAAAGAAAGCTCTCTGATAGAAGAATATCCAATTGATCATGTAATTTTTAGAGACCCAATGATGGTTCATAAGCAGGGTTGGGATGCAGTCAAGTCAATATACTTGGAGAGACAGAATGTGAAGTTGGACATGCATAGGTTTAAACCCACATTGTCTAAAGCTTTAGAGCTTCTTCATCATTAA
- the LOC123196944 gene encoding alpha-1,3-arabinosyltransferase XAT2-like has protein sequence MMYNSILARSFSRYEQKKLRYGALFSCLLIVLSFCIVFKPYWGPPPVINLRVSMGLGLKMLMAKDISSSRKIASSSIYIHENISNISQRVVDDNTNITSQHTVKNASSTQNIVEDVSISKSPQKTVENITRSSRQLVKDKGNFQLIAKDPDFVPKEPICNFTRMSDFCEINHDIWIDGSSASVFIPSNTPQTWVIRPYARKGDEAAMNSVRKWSVKSVIDPQQLPQCTQKRSVPAIIFSNAGYAGNHFHDFSDIIIPLYMSSRMFNGEVQFLITDNGYWWIDKFSKLLKKLSRYDIIDIDRETDVHCFSRGIIGLKRFNSKELTIDPSQSMKDFRELLRSSYSLPRTTAMKIKDGEKKKPRLLIISRKRTRSFTNTGKIARMARRLGYKTIVAEATMNVQEFAELVNSCDVLLGVHGAGLTNIVFLPENAVVIQVVPLATEWLSRFYFEEPSKAMNLRYLEYKARTEESSLIQQYPLNHQVLKDPSSIRKQGWEAFKSVYLDKQNIQLDLKRFRGTLLKARELLSL, from the exons ATGATGTACAATTCTATACTTGCAAGAAGCTTTAGTCGGTATGAGCAGAAGAAGTTGAGATATGGAGCATTGTTTAGTTGCTTGCTGATTGTTTTGAGTTTCTGCATTGTGTTTAAGCCTTATTGGGGTCCGCCACCAGTTA TAAATTTGCGGGTATCGATGGGGCTGGGTCTGAAGATGTTAATGGCCAAGGACATAAGCAGTTCCAGGAAAATAGCCAGCAGCTCAATATACATCCATGAGAATATAAGCAATATTTCTCAACGTGTAGTTGATGACAATACCAATATTACTTCTCAGCATACTGTTAAGAATGCAAGCAGCACCCAGAATATAGTTGAAGATGTAAGCATTAGTAAAAGCCCTCAGAAAACAGTTGAGAATATCACAAGAAGCTCCCGGCAATTGGTTAAGGATAAGGGAAATTTTCAGCTCATAGCAAAAG ATCCAGATTTTGTCCCAAAGGAGCCGATCTGCAATTTCACCAGAATGTCAGACTTTTGTGAGATCAACCATGATATATGGATTGATGGAAGTTCCGCTTCTGTATTTATCCCTTCAAATACTCCTCAAACATGGGTTATCAGGCCTTATGCTCGAAAAGGAGACGAAGCCGCTATGAATAGCGTAAGGAAATGGTCAGTTAAGTCAGTGATTGATCCCCAACAACTCCCACAGTGCACCCAAAAACGCAGCGTTCCGGCCATTATTTTCTCCAATGCAGGATATGCAGGAAACCACTTCCATGACTTTTCTGACATCATTATTCCTCTGTATATGTCTTCTAGAATGTTCAACGGAGAAGTCCAATTTCTTATTACAGACAACGGATATTGGTGGATCGACAAGTTCAGCAAGCTACTCAAGAAGCTGTCTAGATACGATATTATAGACATTGATAGAGAAACAGATGTTCATTGCTTTTCAAGAGGGATTATCGGCCTTAAGCGCTTTAACAGTAAAGAGCTGACTATTGACCCTTCTCAGTCAATGAAAGACTTCAGGGAGTTATTAAGAAGTTCATATTCATTACCCAGAACTACAGCAATGAAAATCAAGGATGGTGAAAAGAAAAAGCCTCGGCTTCTGATTATTTCTCGAAAGAGAACAAGATCTTTTACCAATACAGGCAAAATTGCTCGAATGGCTAGAAGATTAGGATACAAAACAATTGTGGCGGAGGCAACGATGAACGTACAGGAATTTGCAGAACTTGTGAATTCTTGTGATGTACTGTTGGGAGTTCATGGAGCTGGGTTGACCAACATTGTTTTTCTTCCTGAAAACGCGGTAGTTATCCAAGTAGTACCCTTAGCGACGGAATGGTTGTCAAGATTTTATTTTGAAGAGCCTTCAAAAGCTATGAATTTGAGGTACTTGGAGTACAAGGCCAGAACAGAAGAAAGCAGTCTAATACAACAATACCCACTGAATCATCAAGTCCTAAAAGACCCCTCCTCCATCCGGAAACAAGGATGGGAAGCATTTAAGTCAGTCTACTTAGACAAACAAAATATACAGCTTGATTTGAAACGGTTCAGAGGTACTCTGTTAAAAGCCCGTGAGCTTTTGTCTCTctag
- the LOC123195458 gene encoding alpha-1,3-arabinosyltransferase XAT3-like, translated as MSEKEMMYDSILARSFSKQEQKKLRYVAIFCCFLIALSFCTVFKPYLGPLPVLNLRLSIDVSDLKMLIVKDTSTSHMDSTNSQRIEVSDAIPKKIDELVCNITERSDLCEINHDIRIDGRSATIYFASTHEHEANSSWNIRPYARKYDRVAMSRAKEWSVKSVQQLQLPHCTQNHSIPAVVFSSGGYSGNHFHDFSDILIPLYITSRQFNGQVQFIVTDKHSWWINKFQNVIRNLSNYDIIDIDKETDIHCFTRGIVGLKRHDRELRIDPSTSPYYSIKDFREFIRSSYSLKKATAIKLKDGDQNKIKPGLLIISRKRTRTFTNTGKIAEMGRKLGFQVVVTEAESNLSRFAETVNSCDVFLGVHGAGLTNMIFLPERAVFIQVVPFGGFEWLARTDYEEPSKQMNMRYLEYKIKIEESSLLQQYPIDHQVIKDPSSIGKQGWKVFRSVYMERQNVQLDLNRFRSTLLKALELLHQ; from the exons ATGAGTGA AAAGGAAATGATGTACGACTCTATACTTGCTAGAAGCTTCAGTAAGCAAGAGCAGAAGAAGTTGAGATACGTAGCAATATTTTGTTGCTTCCTTATTGCATTGAGCTTCTGCACTGTGTTTAAGCCTTATTTGGGTCCTCTACCAGTTT TGAATTTGCGGTTATCTATTGATGTTAGTGATCTCAAGATGCTGATAGTCAAAGATACAAGCACTTCCCACATGGATTCCACCAATTCTCAACGGATAGAgg TTTCAGATGCTATCCCCAAGAAAATAGATGAGCTTGTGTGCAATATAACAGAAAGGTCGGACTTGTGCGAGATTAATCATGATATAAGGATTGATGGGAGGTCGGCCACTATATATTTTGCTTCAACACATGAACATGAAGCGAATAGCTCATGGAATATCAGACCATATGCTAGAAAATATGACAGAGTTGCAATGAGTCGCGCTAAGGAATGGTCAGTAAAAAGTGTCCAACAACTTCAACTCCCACATTGCACTCAAAATCACAGCATTCCAGCAGTTGTTTTCTCCAGTGGAGGATATTCAGGAAACCACTTTCATGACTTCAGTGACATTCTTATTCCGCTCTACATAACCTCCAGACAGTTTAATGGGCAAGTACAATTCATTGTCACCGACAAACATTCATGGTGGATTAATAAGTTTCAAAATGTAATCAGAAACTTATCCAATTATGACATCATCGACATAGATAAAGAGACGGATATTCATTGCTTTACAAGAGGGATTGTTGGCCTTAAACGGCATGATAGAGAGCTACGTATTGATCCTTCAACCTCTCCTTATTATTCTATAAAGGACTTCAGGGAGTTTATTAGAAGTTCGTATTCTTTGAAGAAAGCTACAGCAATAAAACTCAAAGATGGTGATCAGAACAAAATTAAGCCTGGACTTCTGATAATATCGCGAAAGCGAACACGAACATTCACCAATACAGGTAAGATTGCTGAAATGGGAAGAAAGTTGGGTTTTCAAGTAGTTGTAACAGAAGCTGAAAGTAACCTGTCAAGATTTGCGGAAACTGTCAACTCCTGTGATGTGTTCTTGGGAGTTCATGGAGCTGGGTTGACTAACATGATATTTCTTCCTGAAAGAGCAGTTTTTATACAAGTTGTTCCCTTCGGCGGGTTTGAATGGCTGGCAAGAACAGATTATGAAGAACCATCTAAGCAAATGAACATGAGGTACTTGGAATATAAGATTAAGATTGAAGAGAGTAGTTTGCTACAACAATACCCAATTGACCATCAAGTAATAAAGGATCCCTCCTCAATAGGAAAACAGGGATGGAAGGTGTTTAGGTCAGTTTACATGGAGAGGCAAAATGTACAGCTTGATTTGAATAGGTTTAGAAGTACTTTGTTAAAAGCTCTCGAGCTTTTGCATCagtaa